Proteins from a genomic interval of Mycobacteriales bacterium:
- a CDS encoding pseudouridine-5'-phosphate glycosidase — protein sequence MTTPDQNLVVTDEVFTALAEGRPVVALESTIISHGMPYPQNVEMATGVEQIIRDSGAIPATIAVLHGRPRVGLDPADLQLLATSDDVAKVSVRDLPVVIARRAHGATTVAATMRLAALAGIRVFVTGGLGGVHRGAQRTFDISADLTELSTTSVAVVSAGVKSILDIGLTLEALETLRVPVLGYRTDEFPAFFSRSSGHRVPARVDSPDEVAAVMAAKWELGIDGGIVVANPIPEADEVPAETIDRIIAQAIKDMDERGIHGKDATPYLLGRIVELTRGASLTANIALVNNNARLGAEIVRAYAATSTR from the coding sequence GTGACCACACCGGATCAGAACCTCGTCGTAACGGACGAGGTGTTCACCGCGCTGGCCGAGGGGAGGCCCGTGGTTGCGCTGGAGAGCACGATCATCAGCCACGGGATGCCCTACCCGCAGAACGTCGAGATGGCGACCGGCGTCGAGCAGATCATTCGCGACAGCGGCGCGATTCCGGCGACGATCGCCGTACTCCACGGGCGCCCGAGGGTCGGGCTCGATCCGGCCGACCTGCAGCTGCTTGCGACCAGCGACGACGTGGCCAAGGTCAGCGTTCGGGACCTGCCGGTCGTGATCGCCAGGCGCGCTCACGGCGCCACCACCGTGGCCGCGACGATGCGGCTGGCCGCCCTGGCCGGGATCCGGGTGTTCGTCACCGGAGGGCTCGGCGGGGTGCACCGCGGAGCGCAGCGCACGTTCGACATCAGTGCCGACCTGACCGAGCTCTCCACCACTTCGGTCGCGGTGGTCTCGGCCGGCGTGAAGAGCATCCTCGACATCGGTCTGACGCTGGAAGCACTCGAAACCCTGCGGGTTCCCGTCCTCGGCTATCGCACCGACGAGTTTCCCGCCTTCTTCTCCCGCAGCAGCGGGCACCGGGTGCCGGCCCGCGTCGACTCGCCCGACGAGGTGGCCGCGGTCATGGCCGCGAAGTGGGAGCTCGGGATCGACGGCGGCATCGTGGTGGCCAACCCGATTCCTGAAGCGGACGAGGTCCCTGCCGAGACGATCGACCGCATCATCGCGCAGGCAATCAAAGACATGGACGAGCGCGGCATCCACGGCAAGGACGCGACGCCGTATCTACTCGGCCGGATCGTGGAGCTCACCCGCGGCGCCAGCCTCACCGCCAACATCGCGCTGGTGAACAACAACGCCCGGCTCGGTGCTGAGATCGTGCGTGCCTACGCGGCGACATCGACCCGCTGA